The genomic segment TCCTGTCCGTAGAGGGCGGCCGGGCTGGCGCCGGCGGTCGCCTGCGGCAGGACGGCGGCCGCCGCGGGTGTCTCCGCCCCCTCCCCGGCCGGCACCGGGTGCGCGGGGCGGAGGCCGGCCTCGACGCGCGCCGCCTGCCGCGCCGCCGCCTCCAGAAAGGTGGCCAGCCCCTTGGCGGCGGCGTCGACCACGCCCCGCTCCCTCAGCACGGGCAGGAGCTCGGGCGTCCGCCGGGTGGCCTCATGGGCGGCCTCGGCGGCCACGCGCAAAAGCTCCCCCATCCCGGACGCGGCCTCCCGGCGGAAGGGGGCGGTCGCCTCGGCAGCGGCGCGGATGGCGGTCAGGATCGTCCCTTCCACCGGGTCGACCACCGCCTTGTAGGCCGCCTCCGCTCCGGCCGCCAGCGCCTCGGCCATGTCGGCCGGCCTCAGGACGGCCTTGCCGGCCACCTGGCGGGCCATGCCGCGGAAGATCTCGGCCAGGATGACGCCCGAGTTTCCGCGCGCTCCCAGAAGCGCCGCCCTGGCTGCCTGGCGCATCAGCTCGCCCGCTTCCGCGCCCGTCGCGGCCGCCTGTCTGGCCGCCCGGGCCACCGAGGCCAGGGTGCGCTGCATATTGGTGCCCGAGTCGCCGTCGGGGACCGGGAAGACATTGATCCGGTTGATCTCGTCTACGTGGCGGGCGAAGTCGGAGGCGGCCCGGTCCAGCACCTCGCCCAGGGTCGGCCCGTCCCAGGGTCGGCCGGCCTCCCGATCCCCCGTCAGAGAGAGCGTGCTCACCTCGACCCCACCTCCGCGCTGTTCAACGCCTCGCGCAGGCGCGGCAGCACGCCGCTGCGCACCGCCCGTGCCGCCGCCGCCACCAGGCGCCGGACGTCCTCCGCCTGCGAGCGCCCGTGCCCCGGGAGAAAGATGCCGTTGACGCCCAGGATGAGGGGGACGCTGTCGACGCGCGTGGCGTCGCCCAGGACCTCCAGCATCTCCAGCAGGCTCCGCAGCGCGGGCCCGGGCGCCACGCCCTCCGCCGCCAGGGCGGCGCGCAGCCGCCCGCCCAGATAGGCGGCCAAGCCTTCCAGGAACTTCAGCAGGACGTTGCCCGTGAAGCCGTCGACGACGACGACGTGGGCGGAGCCCAGCACCAAGTCCTGCCCCTCCACATACCCGCGGAAGCGGAGCTCGCTCCGCTCGAGCAGCTCGTAGGCCGCCCGCGTCTGCCGGTTGCCCTTGCCGCGCTCCTGGCCGTTGGCCAGAAGCGCCACCTCCGGCTCCTCGACGCCCAGGAAGCACTGCGCGTAGACGGCGCCCATGCGCGCGAAGTCCACGAGGTGCCGGGGGTTGACGTCCACGTTGGGCCCCAGGTCGAGGACGAAGGTCTGCGGGGCGAAGGGGAAGGCGACGCCCGCCACCGGCCGCTCGATGCCGGGCAGCAGGCCCAGCACCAGCGCGGCGGCGGCCAGCGTGGCGCCCGTGTGGCCGACGGAGAGGCCGGCGTCGGCCTCTCCGTCGCGCACCAGGCGCGCCGTGACGGCGACGGAGAGCTGCGGGTCGGCGCGGAGGAGGCGGACCGGTGCCTCCCCCTCCTCCACCCGGCGGGGCGACTCCACCAGGCGGAGTCGCCCCGAGGCGAGGCGGGAGAGCGCCCCCCGCGCGGCCAGTTCGGCCTCCAGGCGGGCGACCGGCCCCACGAGGAGCACGTCCAGGAGGGGATCGTCCTCCAGGGCCGCCAGCGCCCCCTCGACCATGGCCTCCGGCGCGTGGTCGCCCGCCAGGGCGTCCACGGCCACGCGCACGCGCCTCTCGGGCTGCGCCATGCGACGCCCTCCTTCCGGCACCATCTGGCCCCGGATTCGGGAGCGGCAGGCCGGCCCCTCTATACCAGGCGGTAGAAGGCGTGCCGCCCGGCCCCGCCGGCGGCGCGCGCCGCGCACGCTGCAGGCCCTTCGGCTAGCGCCGGTAGGTGCGGAGCCAGAGGAGGAGGGCGACCGCCTCGGCCGCCCCCGCCAGGAGACGGAAGAGCGGGCGGGCGGGAAGGCCGCCGGCGGCGGGACCGAAGAGGAGGACCAGCGCCAGCAGGCCCGCCCACCATCCCCAGAGGAGGCGGTCCACCAGCCGCGCCATCGCAGGCTCGGCGCCCGTCGGGGCGGGCGCGGAGGGCGGACGGCCGGTGCGGGAGGCGGGGGAGGGCGCCCCCGCGCCCTCTCCGGAGCGGAGCTCGCGCAGGATGCCCTCCAGCGTCGTGGGCAGCTGCAGCCAGGGGCGCAGCAGGGCGAGAAGCAGAAGCGGCCCGGGGGCCCGCCGCTTCCCGCCGGCGCGGGCGGGGAGCGCCCCGGCCGCCTCCGCGGCCGGCGCGGGCGCGAGGGGGGCGAGCGCGCCGCCCAGACTGCGGGCCAGGAGCCCGTCGCCCAAGAGCAGCTCGCGCCCCGCGCGGAGAACCGAGGCCATGAAGTCCTCGCCCGGCGCCAGCCGGGTGAAGGTGCCGGCCACGATGCCCAGCGCGCGGCCCAGGAAGAGGAAGCGCGCCGGCAGCTGGAAGGGGTGCGAGTAGAGGAAGTCGCCCATCTCCCGCGTGAAGCGGGCGAAGGCCTCGGGGTCGCGCGCCGTGTCCGTGGCCAAAAGCCGCTCCATGGCGAACTCCATGGTCTTGCGCAGCGCCCCCCGGTCGGTGCCGGGGCGGACGAAATCGAGCGCCACCACGGCCTCGGCGACGCCCTGGCTGTCGCGCGCCAAAAGCGAGAGGAGAAGCTTGGCTACCGCCTCCCGGTCGCCGGCGCCCACCTCGCCGGTCATGCCGAAGTCGAGGTAGAGCAGGACTCCGTCCCGCGCGACGAACAGGTTCCCCGGATGCGGGTCGGCGTGGAAGAAGCCGTGTTCCAGGATCTGGCGCATGGTGGCACGGACCAGCCGGTGCGCCACGCGGCGGGGGTCGATGCCGGCGGCGCGCATCGCCTCGGCGTCGTCGGAGGGGATGCCCTCCTCGTAGCTCATGGCCAGCGTCACCGCGGAGGAGAGCTCCGGGTAGACGCGGGGGACGCGCACCCCGCGCCGGCCGGCGAAGTTGGCGGCGAAGCGGGCCGCCCGCTCCCCCTCGCCGCGCAGGTCCAGCTCGGCCAGCGTCGTCTCGCGGAACTCCTGGTAGATGCGGAGCAGGTCGTAGCGGCGCCCCCAGGAAGTCCAGCGGGACGCCCACCGGGCAGCCACGCCCAGCGACCAGAGGTCGGTCTCAACCAGCCGCTCGATGCGCGGGCGGAGGATCTTGAGCGCCAGGAGGCGGCCGTCGTCCAGCCAGGCCCGGTGCACCTGCGCCAGGGAGGCGGCGGCCAGCGCCTCCTCCTCCACGCGCGCGAAGGGCCATGCCTCAGGACGGCCGTACGCCTCCTCCAGGCGGGCCCGCACGGCCGGCCAGGGGGCCGGCGGAACCAGGTCCTGCAGGCTGGCCAGCTCGGAGGTGAACGACTCCGGCAGGACGTCCACGCGGGTGCTGAGGAACTGCCCGACCTTGATCAGCAGGCCCTGGAGCCGGAGGGCCGTGCGCCGCAGGCGGCGCGCCTGGGCCGGCAGGAGGCGGGAGGCCAGGCGGCGCGCCGGCTCCTCGCGTCCCAGGCGTTCCAGCAGGGCCACCGCCAGCCATTCCAAGGCGATGCCCGCCGCCAGCGCCAGGACCGTCCACGCCCTGCGGAGCGAACGCACCGCCGCCGTTCAGACGTCGTCCCCGGGCTCGATGGAGGGACGGTAGCCGCCCGCCCCCTCGCCGTCCTCCCCGGGCCACGGCTGGCGCCAGACGTCGAAGGCGTAGGCCATGCGGCGGCGGAACTCCCGGGCGCGCCGCCGCAGCTCCGCCTTCTCGCCGCCGCGCCGCCCGGACCGGCTCACCTCGCGCAGGCCGGCCCCCAGAGCCGCACCTGCCGCCGCCCCCAGCGCCGTGGTCGTCACCAGTCCGGCCGCCAGGCCCAGTCCCACGGCCCGGCGGATCCAGCGTCGTCCCGCACCCAACACCTCGACCCCTCCTGTCCTAGAGCTTATCATGCGCCCCGGCCGGCGCCGCGCCGCCCGGCGGTCGCGCGCCCTCGTCCGGCGCGGCGCGGCGCTTGACAGGGGCGGGGGCGTCGCCGATAGTGGTGCCAAAGTCGCACCGCTGGCACGGGCGATGAGCGGGAGGAGTAACCGGGGCGTCTCCGCCCCAGAGAGCCGGGGCAGCTGGGAACCGGCGCGGAGATCCGGCGAATGGACCCGCGAGCCTTCCGGCCGAGCGGCCCGGGAACGGGCCGGTGAGGCCGGACGGGGACCCCGCCGCTAATGGGGAGGCGGCCCACACCGCCGCGACGTCCGGCCCCGGGGCCGGACCGCGCGGCAGGAGGGTCGCCGTCGAGCGCGCCGCCGCCGGCGGCGAAGCAGGGTGGCACCACGGAGAGAGCCCGTCCCTCGAGGGACGGGCTTTCTTGCATCCCGGAGGCCCGCGGGGAGAGGCTCCCCCGTCCCGCGCCGGCGGTGCGACGGAAGCGGTCCGGCGGGACCGCGACGAGGGGGTCCTGGACATGCAGAAGGCGGTGGCAGGCGAGGGCGGGCAGGGCGAGCGGCTGCGCGTCGCCGATCTGGCGACGGCCGCCCTGCTGCTCGCCGTGGGCTACGTGCTCAACACGGTGATGCCGCCCTTCTACGCGGGCATGAAGCCCGACCTGGTGCTGGCCATGCTCTTCGTCATCCTTCTCCTCTTCCGGAACCTGACGGTGGACGTGGCCGCGGGTCTGGCGGCGGGCGTGATCACGGCGCTGACCACCAGCATGCCCGGCGGCCAGATCCCCAACCTGGTGGACAAGATCGTCACCACGCTGGTGGTGGTGGGCGTCATCCGTCTGGTGGGCCGGCTGCAGCCGAACCTGCTCTCCGTGGTGGTGGCGGTGGTGGGCACGCTGGTCAGCGGGACGGTCTTCCTGCGGGTGGCCATGGCCATGGGCGCGGTGCCGTCGGCCGCCTTCCGCACGCTGTTCCTGACGGTGGTCCTTCCCACCACGCTGGCCAACGCGGTGGTGGTGGCGCTCCTCTACGCCGCGGCACGCCTGGCCCGGCGCGCCATGGGCGGCGCGACGACGCCGGCCCGCGGCTGAGGGGGTGCCGGCAGGCGGCGTGGGCGGGGAGGAGGCGCGGCGCGAGGCGGGCGGCGGAGCCTGGGTACGCCTCTACGGCGGCGGCATCGGCGACCTGGTCCTCACCCTGCCCTTCCTCAGGCGGCTGGGCGAGGAGGGCCCGCTGGTGGTGGCCTGCCCGGCGCCGGTGCAGGCGGAGCTGCTGGCCCGCGCGCCGTGGGTGACACGGGCGGCGGCCGTGGAGGAGTTTCTCGTGGCCCGGCGCCGGGGGGCGGAGGGCGCGCGCTTCTACGACCTGGCGGAACACCCCATGCAGCGCGACTGGTGGTGGGGCTCGGAGGCCTTCACGCGGGCCTTCGGCCCCATCCACATGCTCCGGGTGCTGGAGCGCATGTTCGGCTTCCCGCCGGCCGCGGAGAGGCCCCGCCTGGAGAGCCGGCCGCCGGAGGCGCTGCTGGCGGCGGCCGGGCTGGAGCCGGGCGACCTGGAGCGCCTGGTGCTGCTGGCGCCCGGGGGGCGGCGCCGCAACAAGCTCTGGCCGCTGGAGCGCTGGCGCCGCCTGGCGGGCGCCCTGCGGGAGCGGGGCTGGCGCCCCGCCGTGGTCGGTCGCGCCGGCGAGCCGTACTCCCACCAGGTGGCCGAGCTGGCCGCCGGGGGGCTGCCCCACCTGGGGGACGGGGAGATCGGCGCCACGCTCGACCTGCTCTCGGCGGCACGGGCGGTGGTCGCCGTCGACAACGGGCTCGCCCACCTGGCGGCGCTCCAGGGAACCCCCACGGTGATCCTCTTCGGGCCCGCGCAGGCGTGGCTCTGGGCACCGCCCTACCCCAACGCGGTGCCGGTGCAGGGAGCCTGCGGGCTCAACTGCATGGCGCAGCCCTTCGAGTGGGAGTGCCCCTGGAAGGTCTGCATGGAGGTGATCCGGCCTGAGACGGTGCTGGCCACCCTGCTGGGCCTGCTGGAGATGGGCCGGACGGGGGCGTGGTAGGCTGGCGGCGAGAGGGGTGACGTGATGACGCTGCGTGCTCTGGAGGCGGAGGACCTCTTCCGGCTCCGCTTCCTGGGGGAGCCGGAGCTGTCGCCCGACGGCTCGCGGCTCCTCTGCGTGGAGACGACCATCGACCCCAAGCGGAACGGCTACCGCTCGCGCCTGGTCGCCTTCGACCCCGAGCGGGGCGGCCCGCCGCGCCCCTGGACGAACCCCCCGGAGGGCCGCTCGGATCGCCATCCGCGCTACTCGCCCGGCGGGGGGCAGGTGGGCTTCCTCTCCGACCGCTCCGGTTCGAACCAGCTCTGGCTGATGCCGGCGGACGGCGGCGAGGCGCGGCAGGTGACGCAGGTGAAGGGGATCGCCGACTTCGCCTGGGTGGACGAGCGGCGGTTGCTCCTGACCGTCCGCGAGGGCGAGGAGGGGCCCGAACCGCCCGAGCCGGAGGAGGAGGGACCGCCACCCGACGAGGCGGCGGCCCAGAGGAAGCGGTACACGCGCGACGTCCGCGTCGTCGACCGCATCTTCTACCGCATCGACAGCGTGGGCTACATCCACCGGGAGCGCTCCCACCTCTTTCTGCTCGACCTCTCCGAGCTGCCCGCCGGCGGCGAGCCGGCCGGCCCGGAGCGGCTGCGCAGGCTGACGGGGCCCGGCGGGTGGGACGACGAGGAGGCGCGACCCTCGCCGGACGGCCGCCGGGTGGCCTTCGTCTCGCGGCGCGACGAGGCGCACCCCGACCTGACGGACCTCTACGTGCTGTCGCTGGAGGGCGGGGAGCCGCGGCGCCTGACGGCGGGCGGCGGGGGCGTGGGCGAGCCGGCCTGGTCGCCCGACGGCGAGCGGATCGCCTTTCTCTTTGCGCGCAAGAACCCCGACGGCTCCTCGGGCAACGCCGAGGCCTGGTGGGTGCCGGCCGACGGCTCGGGCGCGGCGCAGCCGCTGAGCGCCGGCTACGACCGCTCGCTGGTCGACGCCTCGCTGGGCGACACCCGCGGCCACGACGGCGGCGCGCCGCTGGTCTGGTCGCCGGATGGGAGCCGGCTCTACGCGCTCGCCTCCGACCGCGGGGCGACGCGC from the Bacillota bacterium genome contains:
- a CDS encoding DAK2 domain-containing protein: MSTLSLTGDREAGRPWDGPTLGEVLDRAASDFARHVDEINRINVFPVPDGDSGTNMQRTLASVARAARQAAATGAEAGELMRQAARAALLGARGNSGVILAEIFRGMARQVAGKAVLRPADMAEALAAGAEAAYKAVVDPVEGTILTAIRAAAEATAPFRREAASGMGELLRVAAEAAHEATRRTPELLPVLRERGVVDAAAKGLATFLEAAARQAARVEAGLRPAHPVPAGEGAETPAAAAVLPQATAGASPAALYGQEVQLLLESTLEREEVRRRLEALGDSLLVIGEEGLYRVHIHTRRTAEVLETCRAMGRTEQETVEDLDEEAARAEAELHLRPTRREEASGPS
- a CDS encoding phosphate acyltransferase, encoding MAQPERRVRVAVDALAGDHAPEAMVEGALAALEDDPLLDVLLVGPVARLEAELAARGALSRLASGRLRLVESPRRVEEGEAPVRLLRADPQLSVAVTARLVRDGEADAGLSVGHTGATLAAAALVLGLLPGIERPVAGVAFPFAPQTFVLDLGPNVDVNPRHLVDFARMGAVYAQCFLGVEEPEVALLANGQERGKGNRQTRAAYELLERSELRFRGYVEGQDLVLGSAHVVVVDGFTGNVLLKFLEGLAAYLGGRLRAALAAEGVAPGPALRSLLEMLEVLGDATRVDSVPLILGVNGIFLPGHGRSQAEDVRRLVAAAARAVRSGVLPRLREALNSAEVGSR
- a CDS encoding tryptophan transporter, encoding MQKAVAGEGGQGERLRVADLATAALLLAVGYVLNTVMPPFYAGMKPDLVLAMLFVILLLFRNLTVDVAAGLAAGVITALTTSMPGGQIPNLVDKIVTTLVVVGVIRLVGRLQPNLLSVVVAVVGTLVSGTVFLRVAMAMGAVPSAAFRTLFLTVVLPTTLANAVVVALLYAAARLARRAMGGATTPARG
- a CDS encoding glycosyltransferase family 9 protein, with translation MGGEEARREAGGGAWVRLYGGGIGDLVLTLPFLRRLGEEGPLVVACPAPVQAELLARAPWVTRAAAVEEFLVARRRGAEGARFYDLAEHPMQRDWWWGSEAFTRAFGPIHMLRVLERMFGFPPAAERPRLESRPPEALLAAAGLEPGDLERLVLLAPGGRRRNKLWPLERWRRLAGALRERGWRPAVVGRAGEPYSHQVAELAAGGLPHLGDGEIGATLDLLSAARAVVAVDNGLAHLAALQGTPTVILFGPAQAWLWAPPYPNAVPVQGACGLNCMAQPFEWECPWKVCMEVIRPETVLATLLGLLEMGRTGAW
- a CDS encoding S9 family peptidase, whose translation is MTLRALEAEDLFRLRFLGEPELSPDGSRLLCVETTIDPKRNGYRSRLVAFDPERGGPPRPWTNPPEGRSDRHPRYSPGGGQVGFLSDRSGSNQLWLMPADGGEARQVTQVKGIADFAWVDERRLLLTVREGEEGPEPPEPEEEGPPPDEAAAQRKRYTRDVRVVDRIFYRIDSVGYIHRERSHLFLLDLSELPAGGEPAGPERLRRLTGPGGWDDEEARPSPDGRRVAFVSRRDEAHPDLTDLYVLSLEGGEPRRLTAGGGGVGEPAWSPDGERIAFLFARKNPDGSSGNAEAWWVPADGSGAAQPLSAGYDRSLVDASLGDTRGHDGGAPLVWSPDGSRLYALASDRGATRLVAVEVGGGRVETLTGEEPSLFGIAWPRDRSFFVALGTEALAPCDLWRGRPGEGGLRRLSRINGELLDGIDLGVPERFTFRARPGSPEIDGWLLRPAGNGPEAGVPAPVVLEVHGGPAMMYTGAFFFEFQLLRARGFAVLWSNPRGSEGYGEAFRNAIHGRWGTDDFEDVMALLDAGLARGGLDPERAGIAGGSYGGFMTNWAVGHSDRFRAAVTMRSVVNWESDFGTGDFGFLDDEMFGGALPWRDPEPYRRMSPLTYVEAIRTPLLILHSENDWRCPIEQAEQLYAALKKLGRTVLFVRYPGESHELSRSGKPWHRLDRLERIAGWFEQYLRPAGR